The Anaeromyxobacter sp. Fw109-5 genomic interval AGCTTCACGCGATCCACGCCCAGCGCCGCTGCGAGGCGCACGATGCCGGGGAGCTCGCCGACGTTCGCCTCCTGGGCGGTGACCTGGAAGGAGACCCGGCAGCGCCGCCCGCCCGCCCGGGCGTGCGCGTCGCGCGCCCGGACGAGCGCGCGTACGTTCTCCGCCGCCTGGTCCAGCGAGAGGCCGGGCATCACGGCCTCGGCGGTCTCTCGGGTCGCTCCGTTCCAGGAGATCTTCACGTCCGAGGCGACCGGGACGAGCAGGGCGGCCCAGGCGGCGGCGCCGCGACCGGGGAACGTCCCGTTGGTCGTGAGGTTGAGCGCGAGGCCGCGCTCCGCGCACCGCTCCACGAGCGCCCCGAGCCCCGTCCACAGGAGCGGCTCGCCCATCGTCGAAGGGATCACCTCTCGCAGCGGCGAGCCGAGACGCTCGTCGAGGACGCGCAGGGCGAGCGCCGCCTCCATCCGCCGCGGCGGCCGGCCCGGGCCGGAGGCCGCCCGCGCCGCGCCGCACTCGCACATGGCGCAGGCGAGATTGCAGTCGTCCGGGTTCGTGACGAGGGTGAGCCGCCACGGCCCCGACCCCGCGGCGGCGCCGGGAGCGCCTGCTCCGGGCGCGGGGGGAAAGGTCGCGTGCGTTGACAACGCGTCCGTTGTAACGGAAAAGGGACGGCACATGAAGAGCGCGCGCGAGAGCACGAAGCGTGGCAAGCGTCCGGTCAGCCCACCGCCCGAGGCGCGGCCGGTGCCCCCGCCCGAGCCTCCGGCCGAGGAGGCGGTGTCGGCGCGCGACCTCACCCCGGTCGTCGGCGCGAACCTGCGCCGCCTGCGCAACCAGCGCGGCCTGTCCCTCGAGCGGCTCTCGCACCTCTCCGGCGTCTCGCGCGCGATGCTCGGCCAGATCGAGCTGGGCCAGAGCGCGCCGACGATCAACGTCCTGTGGAAGATCTCCTCCGCGCTCGGGGTGCCGTTCTCGGCCCTCATCACGGCGCGCGGGAGCCCCGGGCCGCACGTGCTCCGCGCCGAGCAGGCGAAGCTGCTGCGGAGCAACGACGGCTCCTTCAGCTCGCGGGCGCTCTTCCCGTTCGACGAGCCGCGCCGGGTCGAGTTCTACGAGCTTCGCCTGGCTCCGGGCGGGCTCGAGCGCGCCGACGCGCACAACCCCGGCACCACCGAGAACCTCGTGGTGGCGCGGGGCGAGGTCGAGATCGAGGTGGCGGGCCGCAAGGAGAGCCTGGCCGCCGGCGACGCGATCGTGTTCGAGGCCGACGTCCCGCACGTGTACCGCAACCGCTTCGACGGCGAGTCGGTGATGTACCTCGTCATGACGTACGCGGACACGGTCGGGTAGACGCCTCCCCCACCCTCTCCCGCCCCTCGCGGAGGTTACGCCGCATTCGTGGGACGGCGCCGCCACGGACTCGGCGTAAGATCGCCTCCATCGGAGGGGGACTTGGCGTCCAGGACGGGGGACATCCTCATCGCGCGGGGGCTGGCGACGCGCGATCGGCTTCACGAGGCCCAGCGCGAAGGGAACGCGAGGCGGGAGCCCATCTGCTCGCGCCTGCTCGCCGCCGGCGTCCCCGAGGGCGCGCTCGCCTCCGTGCTGTCCGAGAAGCACGGCGTCCCCGGCGTCGACCTCTCCCGCACGGCGATCGCCGTCTCCGTGCTCGACCTCGTGCCGCGCGGGGTGGCCCAGGGCGATCTGATCCTGCCGCTGTCGCTGGAGGGCGAGCGCCTGCACCTCGGCATGGCGCGGCCGCTCGACGAGCGGATCCTGTCGGAGGTGCGGTTCGCCACCGGGCGGGAGGTGTCGCCGTACGTCGCGGTCCGTGCGTCCCTCGCGCGCGCCGTGCAGGAGGCGTACGACTGCCGCGAGCGGGGGGAGCCCCTCTGGTGTGGCGCGGACGCCGGACCCGGTGGGCCGTTCCTCGCCGCGGTGGTGCCGGGCGGCGACCTCGTCGAGGCCGAGCTCGTCGATGATCTCCTCCCCGAGAGCGCCGATCCGCTCGAGGTCACCGAGGTCCCCATCGAGGTCGAGGTCCCGCCTCCACCGGCGCGCGCGGGCGGGCGACGGCTGGTGCTCGTCGTGGACGACGAGCCGGAGATCAGGAAGCTCGTGCGGCGAACGCTCGAGGCGAAGGGGTACGCGGTGGAGAGCGCCGCGGACGGCGCCGACGCGCTCGCGAAGGCCGAGGCCCTCGTCCCCGACCTCGTGCTGCTCGACGCGATGCTGCCGAAGGTCCACGGCTTCGAGGCCGCGCGGCGGCTCAAGGCCGGCCCCCGCACGCGGGGTGTGCCCGTCGTGATGATGACCGCGATCTACCGGGGCTGGCGCTTCGCGGCGGACGCGCGCGAGGCGTACGGCGCGGAGGACTACGTCGAGAAGCCCTTCCGCATCGACGATCTGCTCCGCAGGGTCGAGGCCGCGCTCGACGCCGGCGCGGCCCGCGCGCCCGCCGCGCCCGCGCGCGTCTCGCCGGAGCTCGCGCGCGGCCGCGAGCTCCTCAGCGCGGGGCAGGCCGCCGAGGCGATCGTCGCGCTGGAGCAGGCCGTCCGGGGCGATCCGTACTCGGCCGAGGCGCATCACCTGCTCGGGCGGGCCCTGCGCGCGCGCGGCGAGCACTTCCGCGCCATGACCGAGCTGGAGCGCGCCGTCGAGCTGCGGCCGGGCCACCTCGCCGCGCTGCGCTCGCTGGCCGCGCTGTACGAGGAGACCGGCTTCCGCCGCAAGGCCGCCGAGACGCTGGAGCGCGCGCTCCCCGCGGCGCCCGACGAGGCCGTCCGTGGCGCGATCCGGCGAGACCTGCTTCGCCTGCTGTGACCGCGTGCGGTCGCGTGCCACTCCCGCGGCGCGCACGCGCGGAGCAGATTGCGGCGGGGGGAGTGCATGCGCGCGACGGCGGACGAGGGGCGTGAGGTGGCGCGGGCGGCCCTCTGGTTCGGCGTGCGCTGGGCCGGGATGGTCGCGCTGGCGCTCGCGGCGGCGGCGGTGATCGCGATCGCCACGTGACGTGCGCGGTGCGGCCGGCCCCCGCCGGGATCCAGGCGCAGGATCGAGGGCCTCGGGGGCTCGCTGACGGCGACCGGGGGCACCCCGCGCGAGCCCGGCGGCACGCTGCGGGGACCGATAGCGATCCCCGCGGAGGTGCCCCATGGCGGACGCGGGAAGAGGGGCCGGCGAGCTCCTGCCTCACGGTGAGTCCTTGCGACGAGCGCTCCGCTGGCTCGACGAGCGGATCCGGGAGGACCCCACGCTCGACCGCACGCGGCTCGTCGGCGAGGCGTCGCTGCGCCACGACCTCGGCCCCGAGGAGGAGGAGTTCCTGCTCCGGCAGTGGGCTCGCGGAGCGTGAAGTCGCGGGGTCGCCCCAGGCGCGGCGCCGGGGCAGGCGGGCGGCGCCGCGCCGCGACGCGCCATAGCTTTGCTCCCGGGGGGCGCCGCGCATGCGGATCGTCGTCTTCGGCCTGACGGTCAGCTCGACCTGGGGCAACGGCCATGCGGGCCTGTGGCGAGGGCTCGCGGCGGCGCTCGGCCGCGAGGGTCACCACCTCGAGTTCTTCGAGAAGGACCAGCCGTGGTACGCGGCGCACCGCGACCTGGACGCGCTCCCGGGGGGCGCGCTCCGCCTCTACGCCAGGCTGGCGGACGAGCGGGCGCGGGTGGAGACGGCGCTCGCCGGCGCCGACGTCGCGATGGTCACCTCGCACTGCCCCGACGCGCTCCTCGCGACGCAGCTCGTCCTCGGCTCGCCCGCGCAGCTGAAGGTCTTCTACGACCTCGACACGGGCGTGACCCTGGCGCGCCTCGCGGCCGGCGAGCCGGTGGAGTGGGCGGGCGCGGGCCTCTCCGGCTTCGATCTCGTGCTGGCCTTCACCGGCGGTCGAACGCTGCACCTGCTGCGCGAGCGCCTCGGCGCCCGGCGCGTCGCGCCGCTCTACGGGAGCGTCGACCCCACGGTGCATGCGCCGGCCCCGCCCGCGGCGGCGTTCCGGGGGGACGTCTCGTACCTCGGCACCTTCGCGCCGAGCCGGCAGCGCGCGCTCGAGCGGCTGTTCCTCGAGCCCGCCGCGCGGATGCCGAACCGCACGTTCGTGCTCGCGGGCTCCATGTACGACGCGGCCTTCCCCTGGCGCGAGAACATCCGCTACGTGCGCCACCTCGAGCCGTCGCTCCACCCCGCGTTCTTCTGCTCGTCTCCGCTCACCGTCAACGTGACCCGCGCCGAGCTGGCGGCCATGGGGCACTGCCCGTCGCCGCGCCTCTTCGAGGCGGCCGCGTGCGGCGTGCCCGTGCTGTCGGACTGGTTCGACGGCCTGGACGAGCTCTTCACGCCCGGCGAGGAGCTCCTCGTCGCCCGCAACGCCGACGAGGCGACGCACGCGATCTCGCTGCCGCGCATGGCGCTCGAGCGGATGGGTCGCCGGGCGCGCGAGCGGGCGCTGGCGGAGCACACCGCGGAGGCTCGCGCGGAGGAGCTCGTGCGGCTGTGCGAGTCCGCCGCCCGCGCCGGGGACGCGGTGGACGAGGGGATCGCCGCGCGCGAGCCGGGCGCGGCGGCGTCCCCGCTCGGCGGGTACGCCTGACGCGTGCGTCGCCGTCGCGCCCGGCCCCACCGGTGGGTGAAGGTCGGCAGCGCCGGGTCCCGTGCGGGAGGCGATCTGCGCTTGCGGTCGGGCCGGGCTCGGCCGAAAATCCGCCCCTTTCCCGAACCAGGAGGTCACTCGATGCGTCACCTCAGCGTCGCCCTCGCCGTCCTCGTCCTCGCAAGCGCGTCGCGTGTCTCGGCGCAGACGCCGTGGGACGCGGCGAAGAAGGCCGCCGGCAGCGCCACCGTCGGCAAGCTCGAGAAGCAGATCAACAAGCGGCTCCTCGAGGAGGGACGCAAGAACCAGTGCTCGTTCAAGACGGACACCGACGAGCTCGAGCCCGGCTGCGACGCCAAGATGAAGCGCCTCGCGAACGCGCTCGTCGACGCGAAGAAGCAGCTCAACGGCGCCGGGGTGCAGAACTTCAAGTTCGTCGTCTCGGGCCACACCGACTCGAGCGGCAGCGCCAAGCACAACGACGCCCTCTCCGCGAAGCGCGCCGCGGTGGTCGAGCGGGAGCTCGTCGCGAACGGCATCCCGAAGGACGAGATCCAGTCCGTCGGGATGGGCTCCAAGCGCCCGCTCGTGAAGCCGGACGACACGCCCGCGAAGAAGGCGAAGAACCGGCGGTACGAGCTCCAGGTGAAGCTCTAGCCTGGACCGGCGGCAGCGCCGCCCGAACGAACGAAGGGCACCCCACACGCGCGCGAGCGGCTCGCGGGACCGGAGGCTCGCGGCCGGCGACCGGGCGAGCGAGCGGTCGTGCTAGCATCGCGCCGCAGGGGAGGCGAACGCGATGGCGTGGTGGCTCTGGGTGCTCGTCGGGCTGGCGCTGCTCCTCGTGGAGCTCGTCACCCCGGGCGGACTGTTCGCCCTCTTCTTCGGTGTGGGCGCGCTCTGCGTCGCCGTCCTCGCCGCCCTGGGCGTCGGCTCCGTCGCCCAGTGGCTGGCCTTCAGCGCGCTCTCGCTCGCGCTGCTCGCGACGCTGCGGCGCGCGCTGCAGGACCGGCTCCAGGGCCGGCACGCCCCGGTCGACTCCCTCGTGGGGGAGGAGGCGGTGCTGCTCGCCGATCTCCCGCCGGGCGGCGAGGCGAAGGCGGAGCTGCGCGGGGTGCCCTGGAACGCGCGCGCGGCGCCCGGCGTCTCGCTGCGAGCGGGCCAGCGCTGCCGGGTGGAGCGCGTGGAAGGGCTCGTGCTCTGGATCCGCGCCGACTGAGCGGCGCGCCTCTCGAAAGGACGGATCTCCATGGAAGGGTTCTCGGCCGCGCTGGCGATCGCGATCGTGCTCGCCGCCTTCGCGCTGTTCGTGGTCGTGAAGACCGCGGTGGTGGTGCCGCAGCAGAACGCGTACGTCGTCGAGCGGCTCGGAAAGTTCTACTCCGTGCTCGACGCGGGCTTCCACCTGCTCGTCCCGTTCATGGACGCGATCCGCTACCGCCACACGCTGAAGGAGCAGGCGCTCGACATCCCGGAGCAGATCTGCATCACGCGCGACAACGTGCAGGTCGGGGTGGACGGGGTGCTCTACCTCAAGGTGCTCGATCCGCAGCGCGCGTCCTACGGCATCAACGACTACTACTACGCCATCAGCCAGCTCGCGCAGACCACGCTGCGCAGCGAGATCGGCAAGATCGAGCTCGACCGCACCTTCGAGGAGCGCAGCAACATCAACGGCGCGGTGGTCTCGGAGCTCGACAAGGCGACCGGGCCGTGGGGCATCAAGGTGCTGCGGTACGAGATCAAGAACATCACCCCGCCGAGGGACGTGCTCGCCGCGATGGAGAAGCAGATGCGGGCCGAGCGGGAGAAGCGGGCCGTCATCCTCACCTCCGAGGGCGAGCGCGACGCGGCCATCAACACCGCGGAGGGCAAGAAGCAGCAGGTCATCAAGGAGTCCGAGGCGGAGCGCCAGCGGCAGATCAACGAGGCCGAGGGTCAAGCCCAGGCGATCCTCGCCATCGCCCGCGCCACCGGCGAGGGGCTGCGCGAGGTCGCGTCCGCGATCCGCAGCGAGGGGGGCGTCGAGGCGGTGCAGCTCCGCGTCGCCGAGCAGTACGTCGAGCAGTTCGGGAACCTCGCGCGCACCACGAACACCGTGATCCTCCCGGCGACCCTCTCCGACGTCGGCTCGATGATCGCCGCGGCGACGAACGTGCTGCGGTCGGCGACGCCTCCCGTGCGCAGCACGACGGTAGCCGCCCGGCCGCCTCCTCCGCCGTCCCCGGGCCGGCCGCCGGCGGGCCCCTAGGGCGCAGCGCGCGGGAGCCGCCCGGCGCTCCACTCCGGTGCGGCCGCCGCGCCGGCCGTGGGGTCGCGCACCCACCCGGCCGGGCCCAGATTTCTCCCCAGGGGGAAGTCCAATGGGCTCGAAGATGATCAAGGCTGGCGTGATGGCCGCGGCGCTCGCCGCGAGCGGCGTGTCGTTCGCGCAGGTGCCGCGCCTGCCGGGGCGCGAGGGGACGCCGCGCCCGGCGCCCGCGCCGCCCCGTCAACCGGACGTGCCGGGGGCCGAGCAGGGGGCGCGCCGCATGGACGAGCGCCAGGAGCGCATGCTCGGGGCGCTCCGGCAGCGCAGCCAGCAGGGGCAGGAGCTCGGGCGGCTCGCCCAGGAGCGTGGCGCCTCGGGCCAGGTGAAGGACCTCGGCCGCAAGCTCGTCGAGGACCACGCGCGCGTGGAGCGCGAGCTGGGCCAGCTCGTCGCCGAGCGCGGCCGGAGGGCGGAGGATCTGCGCGGGCCGAAGGAGGAGCGCAAGGGCCACGACGCCACGTTGAAGCGGCTGCGCGACCTCTCCGGAGCCGAGTTCGATCGGACGTTCCTGCAGCAGCTCGAGCTCGCGCAGCGCGGCCAGCGCGAGGACCTGCAGCGCTGGCGCGACGAGACTCCCGGCGAGGACGCCCGGCTGAAGAAGTGGCTCTCCGACACGGAGCAAGTCGCGGAGTCGGACCTGCTCGCGAGCCGGAACGCCATGGCCGCGATCGGGCAGCCGTGGGAGCAGGATCCGCGCTCAGGCGCCGCCGGCCGGCGGCCCCCGGCGCACGGGCCGCGGGGTGACAGGTAGCAGAGGGGTCGGGGAGGTGGGGTCGCCCGGATCGCGGCGCCTGCGGGCGCCGCGGCCCGGGGTTCGATGAGGCGACCCCGACTCGAGCCCGCTGCTCGCCCTTCGGCAGCCTCAGGGCGAGCGGCTCAGGGACTGCGCGGCGACGCCCGCCATCACGTCCCCGCGTCCACGAGCCGGCGGTAGGCGGCGAGGTGCCGGAGCGCGTCGGCGCCACGCCCGAGCCTCTCCAGCAGCCGGGAGGCGTTGTAGTGCGCGTCGGCGAGCGCCGCGTCCGCCTCGATGGCGCGGGCGTAGGCGAGCAGGGCCTCGTCGTCGAGGCCCTGGTCCTCGAGCGCGACGCCGAGGTTGAACGACGCGAGCGCGCGCTGCTCGGCGGCGGGGATGGCGCGGCGGTAGTGGAACTCGGCCGCGCGGGGATCGCCGCCCTCGTGCAGCAGCCGTCCCAGGTTGAGGTGGGCGCCCGCGTGGTCGGCGTCGAGCGCGAGCGCGCGCCGGTAGGCCTCGAGCGCCTCCGCCGGCGCGCCGTCCTCGAGATCGCAGCCCCAGCGGTACCACGCCTCGGCGTCGAGCTTCGGGCCCCCCGGAGCGCGGCCGGCCCGCACGAGCGGCGCGACCTTGCGGGCCACGTCCCTGATCTCGAAGTCGAGCAGGACCTGGCCGGTGTCCGGGCGCCAGCGCGCGCCGCCCTCCTGCACGACGACGTTGCGCCCGTCGGCGAGGACGCGGACGCCGGCGAGCGAGCGGTCGTGCGGGAGCTGCGCGCGGAGCGCCGCGAGCGCGCGCCGCACGCGCGCGGCGGGGACCTCGGCGTGGACGAGCTCGGCCGCCGCGCGGAAGAGGACCAGGTCCTGGAAGGCGAAGCGCAGCTCGCGTCGCGGACCGCGTCGCGGCGTCACGAAGCCCGCGCGCGCGAGGCGCCGGACCTCCGCCACGGGGAGACCGAGGAGCCGGGCGACGTCGGTGGCGCGGTACCCCCACACCCGCCGAACCATCGCACGGCCGGGTCACTTGCGGGAAGAGGCTTTCCCGCGCGCGTCCGCGTCGCGCCGCGCGCGCTTCGCCCCCTTGCGCTCCTCCGGCTCGGCCGCCGGCGCCGCGGGCGCCGGGGCTCGCCGCTCGCCTCCACGCGCCGCGTCGATGCTCGCCTTCAGGGCGTCCATGAGGTCGATCACCTGCGCCGCGGGCTCGGCCACCTCCGCCACCTTTATCTCCTGGCCCTCGACCTTCCTCTCGATGGCCGCCTGCACGCGCGCCTTCACCGCGTCCTCGTACTGCTCCGGACGGAAGGCGTCGGAGGCGGTCTGCTCGATGAGCTGGAGCGCGAGCTGCACCTCCGTGTCCTTCGGCTGGGCGTCGTCGATCGGGACCTCGTCGGCCGGGCGGACCTCGTCCGCGTAGTAGAGCTGCTGCATCACGAGCCGGCCGTCGCGCGGGCGGATGAGCACGAGGTACTGCTTGCCGCGCGCGGCGTAGCGCGCCAGGGCCGCCTTCCCGGCCCGCTCCAGCGCGAGGGCGAGGAGCCGGTACGCCTTCCCGCCGCCCTTGTCGGGCCCGAGGTAGTACGCCCGGTCGAAGTAGACCGGGTCCACCTGGGCGGCCGGCACGAACTCGGCGATGTCGATGGTCTGCGTGGCGAGCTCGTCGAGCGCCCGCAGCTCCTCCTGCGTGAACGTGACGTAGCGGTCCTTGGCGAACTCGTACCCCTTCACCATCTCCTCGCGCTCGACCTTCACCCCCTCCCTCGCGCAGACGTACTGCTGCTTCAGGCGCGAGCCGCACGCGCCGTGAAGCAGGTTGAACGAGATCGACGCGGAGGGCTGCGTCGCGGGATAGAGGCGGACGGGGATCGACACGAGTCCGAAGGAGATCGTGCCGGTCGCGATCGAGCGGGGCGCCATGCCTCCTTAAATTAAGGGAGCGAGCTGCCCGTGCCCGACCGCCTCGAGCGATATCGCGCCAAGCGCGACCCGGAACGGACGCCGGAGCCGTTCGGCCCGGCCGAGGCGGGGGCACGCGCGCTCGACGCCCCGCGCCTGTTCGTGGTCCAGAAGCACGCCGCCCGCCGCCTCCACTGGGACTTCCGGCTCGAGCTGGGCGGGACGCTGCGCTCCTGGGCCGTCCCCAAGGGGCCCTCCGCCGACCCCTCCGACAAGCGGATGGCGGTGGAGGTGGAGGACCACCCCATCGAGTACGCGAACTTCGAGGGGATCATCCCCGCGGGGAACTACGGCGCCGGCGCGGTGATCGTCTGGGATCGCGGGACCTGGCGGCCGGTCGGCGATCCGTACGACGGGCTGGCGCGCGGCAAGCTCGTCTTCCAGCTCTCCGGCCACAAGCTGCACGGCGAGTGGACGCTCGTCCGCACGCGCGCGGCGCAGGGCGGCAAGCAGCAGTGGCTGCTCCTGAAGCACCGCGGCGACGCGTGGGCCGGCCCGGGCCGGCCCTTCCCGGAGGAGTCGGTGCTCTCCGGCCGGCTGCTCGAGGAGCTCGCCGCCGGCGAGGGACGCGCCGAGGCCGCGGTGCGCGCGGCGGAGGGGCTCGGGGCCCCGCGGCGAGCGCTGGCGGACGCGGACGCCCGCCCCATGCTCGCGGAGACGCGCGAGGGGCCGTTCGACGCGCCGGGGTGGCTGTTCGAGCTCAAGTACGACGGGTACCGGCTCGTCGCGCGTCGCGAGGGCTCGCGCGTCTCGCTGCGCTACCGGAGCGGCGAGGACGCGACGGCGCTCTACCCGGAGCTCGCGAAGGCGCTCGAGTCCTGGCCCCTCGACGCCGTCCTCGACGGCGAGGTGGTCGTGCTCGGGCCCGACGGCCGCCCGTCCTTCCAGGCCCTCCAGGGCCGCGCGCAGCTCGCGCGCCCGGCGGACGTGGCGCGCGCCGCGCTCGAGCGTCCCGCCACCTACTTCGTCTTCGATCTCCTCTCGCTCGCCGGCCTCGACCTCCGCGCGCTCCCGCTGGTGGAGCGCAAGCGCCTCCTCGCGGAGGTCGCGCCGCGGCTCGGACCCGTCCGCCTCGCCGAGCACGTCGAGGCGCGCGGCGAGGACCTCTACCGCGAGGTGCGCGCCCGCGGGCTCGAGGGGATCGTGGCGAAGCGGGCGGACGCGCCCTACCGCGCCGGCCGCTCCGCCGCGTGGCTCAAGATCCGGGTCGAGCGCACGGGCGACTTCGCGATCGTCGGCTTCACCGCGCCGGCCGGCGCCCGCGCTCGCTTCGGCGCGCTGCACCTCGCCGTGCACGACGGCGAGGGGCTCCTGTACGCGGGCAGCGTCGGGACGGGGTTCGGCGAGCGGCTGCTCGAGGAGCTCCACGCGCGCCTCGCGCCGCGCGCACGAAAGACGCCTCCCTGCCGCGGGGCGGTCCCGCGCGGGCGCGGGCACACCTGGGTCGAGCCGGAGCTCGTGTGCGAGGTGCGCTTCAGGGAGTGGACGGCGGAGGGCCTCCTCCGGCAGCCGGTGTTCCTGAGGCTGCGCGAGGACAAGCGGCCGGAGGAGGCCGTGCGCGAGGTCGCGCCGCACGAGGGCCCGCCGCCGGTGCCGCGCCCGGCGCGCGCCGAGCGGCGCGTGGAGGTGACGAACGGCGCCAAGGTGTGGTTCCCGGCGGAGGGCATCACCAAGGCCGAGGTGGTGGACTACTACCGCGCGATCGCGCCCTTCATGCTGCCGTACCTGAGGGACCGGCCCGTCGTGCTGACGCGCTACCCCGACGGCATCGACGGGAAGAGCTTCTTCCAGAAGGACGCGCCGGAGTGGCGGCCCGAGTGGATCCGCACGGTGCGCATCCGCAGCGAGGAGGCGGAGCGCGACCTCGACCACTTCCTCGTCGACGACGCCGACGGCCTCGCGTGGATCGCGAACCTGGGGACCATCCCCCTGCACGTGTGGGCGAGCCGCGCCGGCGCGCTCGAGCGGCCGGACTGGTGCGTCGTGGATCTCGATCCGAAGGAGGCGCCGTTCGAGCACGTGGTGCGCATCGCGCGGGCGCTGCACGCGCTGTGCGACGACCTCGGGCTGCCCTCGTACCCGAAGACCACGGGGCAGAAGGGCCTGCACGTGCTCGTCCCCCTCGGCGGCCAGCTCACCCACGCGCAGTCCCGGACGCTCGGCGAGCTCCTCGCCCGCGCGGTGGAGGGGGAGCTGCCGCGGCTCGCCACCACCGCGCGCGCTCTCTCCGCCCGCGGCGGCCGCGTCTACCTCGACTTCCTGCAGAACGGGTACGGCAAGACGATCGCCGCGCCGTACGCGGTCCGCCCCAGGCCGGGCGCGCCCGTCTCCACGCCGCTGCGCTGGAGCGAGGTGACGCCCAGGCTCGATCCCGCGCGCTTCACCATCCGGAACGTCCCGGCGCGCGCGAGGCGGCTGCGCGCCGACCCGCTGCTGCCCGTCCTGTCGGAGCGGCCCGACCTCGCCGCCGCGCTCGAGCGCCTGAGGGTGCGCATGGGCGAGGGGGAGCGCGCCGCGGCGCGGCGGCGCTCGTAGGCCGCAGATCGCCTCCTCCCGTCGGCGCCGCTCCCACACGCCGCCCGCCGCGCGCCGGCCTCGTTTTGCCAATCGGGTGCAATCGCGCAGAAGACGGTGGACAATCCCCGCGGGCGGGCTATCTTCCGGGCTCTCGATCGGAGCAATTCAATGGCACGCCAGTCCAGCATCGACGACATCATCCGCGAGACCGCCGACGAGGTGGTCGCCCGCGTCTCCGCCGCGATCTCGCGGCACGTGGGCGACCTCGTGCAGGAGGGGATCCGGCGCGAGCTCGGCAAGAGCCCTGCCGCGCGCCGGCCCGCCGCGGCGGCTCGACGCGGCGAGATCACGCGCTGGGTCGCCGACGCGCGCGCCCGCCGCGTCCCCAACTTCGTCATCGAGGCGACCGGGCTCGAGACCAAGAAGAAGATCGTCGCGAAGTTCGGCGAGAACGCGGCGTTCGAGAAGGGCAAGCCGCTGCCGAAGGCCAAGGCTGCCTGAGGCTCAGCGCTGCACGAGGCCGCGCTGGTGCCCGGCCCGCTCGAGCGCGTCGGCGCAGGCGGCGAGCTCCGCCGCCGGCACCCAGAACCCGGCGCCCCGCCGCGGCTGGTTCGAGCCGAGGGCGGTCGGCGACGCGAACGTCTCGACCTCGATCGCGAAGGGGAAGCCCGCGGCCTCGAGCGCGTCCTCGACGGCGCGGGCCTCCGCGAGCGTCGCCGCGAGGTAGACGCGCACGATCTCGGTCCCCTCCTCGAAGTCTTCCATGCCGATGCGCGCCATCCGAGCCGTCCCCCCGTGGCACCAATGTAACGGCGAAGGCGGGCCGCGCGTGCGGTATCCTCGCCGCGCCATGACGCCGCCCCTCCGAACCGCCCCGCGCGTCGCGCTCGCCGTCCTCCTCGTGGCCCTCGCCGCGCCCGCGGCGCGCGCGCAGGCCCCGGCTCCCGCCGTCGAGCGGCGCGCCGCGGAGCGCGCCGCCCGCGCGGAGCGGGCCGCCCAGGCG includes:
- the ligD gene encoding DNA ligase D; protein product: MPDRLERYRAKRDPERTPEPFGPAEAGARALDAPRLFVVQKHAARRLHWDFRLELGGTLRSWAVPKGPSADPSDKRMAVEVEDHPIEYANFEGIIPAGNYGAGAVIVWDRGTWRPVGDPYDGLARGKLVFQLSGHKLHGEWTLVRTRAAQGGKQQWLLLKHRGDAWAGPGRPFPEESVLSGRLLEELAAGEGRAEAAVRAAEGLGAPRRALADADARPMLAETREGPFDAPGWLFELKYDGYRLVARREGSRVSLRYRSGEDATALYPELAKALESWPLDAVLDGEVVVLGPDGRPSFQALQGRAQLARPADVARAALERPATYFVFDLLSLAGLDLRALPLVERKRLLAEVAPRLGPVRLAEHVEARGEDLYREVRARGLEGIVAKRADAPYRAGRSAAWLKIRVERTGDFAIVGFTAPAGARARFGALHLAVHDGEGLLYAGSVGTGFGERLLEELHARLAPRARKTPPCRGAVPRGRGHTWVEPELVCEVRFREWTAEGLLRQPVFLRLREDKRPEEAVREVAPHEGPPPVPRPARAERRVEVTNGAKVWFPAEGITKAEVVDYYRAIAPFMLPYLRDRPVVLTRYPDGIDGKSFFQKDAPEWRPEWIRTVRIRSEEAERDLDHFLVDDADGLAWIANLGTIPLHVWASRAGALERPDWCVVDLDPKEAPFEHVVRIARALHALCDDLGLPSYPKTTGQKGLHVLVPLGGQLTHAQSRTLGELLARAVEGELPRLATTARALSARGGRVYLDFLQNGYGKTIAAPYAVRPRPGAPVSTPLRWSEVTPRLDPARFTIRNVPARARRLRADPLLPVLSERPDLAAALERLRVRMGEGERAAARRRS
- a CDS encoding Ku protein — encoded protein: MAPRSIATGTISFGLVSIPVRLYPATQPSASISFNLLHGACGSRLKQQYVCAREGVKVEREEMVKGYEFAKDRYVTFTQEELRALDELATQTIDIAEFVPAAQVDPVYFDRAYYLGPDKGGGKAYRLLALALERAGKAALARYAARGKQYLVLIRPRDGRLVMQQLYYADEVRPADEVPIDDAQPKDTEVQLALQLIEQTASDAFRPEQYEDAVKARVQAAIERKVEGQEIKVAEVAEPAAQVIDLMDALKASIDAARGGERRAPAPAAPAAEPEERKGAKRARRDADARGKASSRK
- a CDS encoding tetratricopeptide repeat protein; the protein is MWGYRATDVARLLGLPVAEVRRLARAGFVTPRRGPRRELRFAFQDLVLFRAAAELVHAEVPAARVRRALAALRAQLPHDRSLAGVRVLADGRNVVVQEGGARWRPDTGQVLLDFEIRDVARKVAPLVRAGRAPGGPKLDAEAWYRWGCDLEDGAPAEALEAYRRALALDADHAGAHLNLGRLLHEGGDPRAAEFHYRRAIPAAEQRALASFNLGVALEDQGLDDEALLAYARAIEADAALADAHYNASRLLERLGRGADALRHLAAYRRLVDAGT